A genomic window from Pseudomonas alcaligenes includes:
- the tssI gene encoding type VI secretion system tip protein TssI/VgrG has translation MFNPANQTHFSLTLDGLEHDLQVLEFSGREALDQPYRFEVELVSERADLDLAELLGKPAFLAFAPDGSGIHGLVHDAGQGESGKRLTRYRLSLMPKLAWLGYRSNQRIYQHLTVPQIIALVLEEHGILGGAYRFQLGPTVYPERDYCVQYDETDLHFIQRLCEEEGIHYHFEHSAKGHVLVFGDDQTGFPKLGQPTAYVQDSGLVANEPVIKRFALRLATRTNQVSRRDYDFEQPRLLLETGAKADFQPKLEDYDYPGRYTERTRGKHLSQRALERHRADYRLAEGESDQPRLVTGHLLEISDHPRREWNDLWLLQEVLHEGKQPQVLEESVTNFLGGSLGGGAGGEGPSANSDTFHQGYRNRFSATPWDILHRPALRHPKSKVLGSQSAVVTGPKGEEIHCDQYGRVKVQFHWDREGQADETTSCWLRVSSSWAGDRYGGIAIPRIGMEVLVTFLEGDPDQPLVTGCLYHKEHVVPYDLPTNKTRSVFKTLSSPGGGGYNELRIEDRKGQEQIYIHAQKDWDENVEHDQKIRIDNERHDTVEANSYTELKAEEHHTTHAERKVEVKAEDHLTIAQNQHIKLGTAQLTKAGREIHLKAGQKMVIEAGVELTLKAGGSFIKLDPSGITLVGPLAKLNAGGAPGSGSGIAIKQPLQPGMADKDKAGNLLDQAQAGALLNESKKRKRMLSFSG, from the coding sequence ATGTTCAACCCCGCCAACCAGACCCACTTCAGCCTGACCCTCGACGGCCTCGAGCACGACCTGCAGGTCCTCGAATTCAGCGGCCGCGAGGCCCTCGACCAGCCCTACCGCTTCGAGGTCGAGCTGGTCAGCGAGCGTGCCGACCTGGACCTCGCCGAGCTGCTCGGCAAACCGGCCTTCCTCGCCTTCGCCCCGGATGGCAGCGGCATCCACGGCCTGGTCCACGATGCCGGCCAGGGCGAGTCGGGCAAGCGCCTGACCCGCTATCGACTGAGCCTGATGCCCAAGCTGGCCTGGCTCGGCTATCGCAGCAACCAGCGCATCTACCAGCACCTCACGGTGCCGCAGATCATCGCCCTGGTCCTGGAGGAACACGGCATCCTCGGCGGCGCCTACCGCTTCCAGCTCGGCCCGACCGTCTACCCCGAGCGCGACTACTGCGTGCAGTACGACGAGACGGACCTGCACTTCATCCAGCGCCTGTGCGAAGAGGAAGGCATCCACTACCACTTCGAGCATTCGGCCAAAGGGCACGTGCTGGTGTTCGGCGACGACCAGACCGGCTTCCCCAAGCTCGGCCAACCCACCGCCTATGTGCAGGACAGCGGCCTGGTGGCCAACGAGCCGGTGATCAAGCGCTTCGCCCTGCGCCTGGCCACCCGCACCAACCAGGTCAGCCGCCGCGACTACGACTTCGAGCAACCACGCCTGCTGCTGGAAACCGGCGCCAAGGCCGACTTCCAACCCAAGCTGGAAGATTACGACTACCCCGGCCGCTACACCGAGCGCACGCGCGGCAAACACCTGAGCCAACGCGCCCTGGAACGCCACCGCGCCGATTACCGACTGGCCGAGGGCGAGAGCGACCAACCGCGCCTGGTGACCGGCCACCTGCTGGAAATCTCCGACCACCCGCGCCGCGAATGGAACGACCTCTGGCTGCTGCAGGAAGTGCTTCACGAAGGCAAGCAGCCGCAGGTGCTGGAAGAGTCCGTCACCAACTTCCTCGGCGGCTCCCTTGGGGGAGGGGCCGGGGGTGAGGGTCCATCCGCCAACTCGGACACCTTCCACCAGGGCTACCGCAACCGCTTCAGCGCCACCCCCTGGGACATACTGCACCGCCCTGCCCTGCGCCACCCCAAGTCCAAGGTACTGGGCAGCCAGAGCGCCGTGGTCACCGGCCCCAAGGGTGAAGAAATCCACTGCGACCAATACGGCCGGGTCAAGGTGCAGTTCCACTGGGACCGCGAGGGCCAGGCCGACGAAACCACCAGCTGCTGGCTGCGCGTGAGTTCCAGCTGGGCCGGCGACCGCTACGGCGGCATCGCCATTCCGCGCATCGGCATGGAAGTGCTGGTCACCTTCCTCGAAGGCGACCCCGACCAGCCGCTGGTCACCGGCTGCCTTTACCACAAGGAACATGTGGTCCCGTACGACCTGCCGACGAACAAGACCCGCAGCGTGTTCAAGACCCTGAGCAGTCCGGGCGGTGGCGGCTACAACGAACTGCGCATCGAAGACCGCAAGGGCCAGGAGCAGATCTACATCCACGCCCAGAAGGACTGGGACGAGAACGTCGAGCACGACCAGAAGATCCGCATCGACAACGAGCGCCACGACACGGTGGAAGCCAACAGCTACACCGAGCTGAAAGCCGAGGAGCACCACACCACCCACGCCGAGCGCAAAGTGGAGGTGAAGGCCGAAGACCACCTGACCATCGCCCAGAACCAGCACATCAAACTCGGCACCGCCCAGCTGACCAAAGCCGGCCGCGAGATCCACCTCAAGGCCGGACAGAAGATGGTCATCGAGGCCGGCGTCGAACTCACCCTCAAGGCCGGCGGCAGCTTCATCAAACTCGACCCCAGCGGCATCACCCTGGTCGGCCCCCTGGCCAAACTCAACGCCGGCGGCGCGCCGGGCTCGGGTAGCGGGATCGCCATCAAGCAGCCGTTGCAGCCGGGGATGGCTGACAAAGATAAGGCGGGGAATTTGCTGGATCAGGCACAAGCAGGAGCCTTGCTCAACGAGTCGAAGAAGCGCAAGCGCATGCTCAGCTTCTCAGGTTGA
- a CDS encoding DeoR/GlpR family DNA-binding transcription regulator, whose protein sequence is MSKRNTPQRRHAILALLNEQGEVVVDALAQHFATSEVTIRKDLAELEKNGLLLRRYGGAVPMPQELIGEPAQPISRHKQAIARAAVGLIREHARIIIDSGSTTAAMIPQLGRQPGLVVMTNSLNVANALRDIEHEPVLLMTGGTWDPHSESFQGQVAEQVLRSYDFDQLFIGADGIDLERGTTTFNELLGLSRVMAEVAREVIVMVESDKVGRRIPNLELPWSSVHTLITDDRLDSQVAEQIRARGVQLILAAAS, encoded by the coding sequence ATGTCGAAACGCAACACGCCCCAGCGTCGCCACGCGATTCTCGCCTTGCTCAACGAGCAGGGCGAGGTGGTCGTGGACGCCCTGGCACAGCATTTCGCCACCTCCGAAGTTACGATCCGAAAGGACCTGGCCGAACTGGAGAAGAACGGCCTGCTGCTGCGTCGCTACGGCGGTGCCGTGCCCATGCCGCAGGAGCTGATCGGCGAGCCGGCCCAGCCCATCTCCCGCCACAAGCAGGCCATTGCCCGCGCGGCGGTCGGCCTGATCCGTGAGCACGCACGCATCATCATCGACAGCGGCAGCACCACGGCGGCGATGATCCCGCAGCTCGGCCGCCAGCCCGGCCTGGTGGTGATGACCAACTCGCTGAACGTGGCCAACGCCCTGCGCGACATCGAGCACGAGCCGGTGCTGCTGATGACCGGTGGCACTTGGGACCCGCACTCGGAATCCTTCCAGGGCCAGGTCGCCGAGCAGGTCCTGCGCTCCTACGACTTCGACCAGCTGTTCATCGGCGCCGACGGCATCGACCTGGAGCGTGGCACCACCACCTTCAACGAACTGCTGGGGCTGTCGCGGGTCATGGCCGAGGTGGCCCGCGAGGTCATCGTCATGGTCGAGAGCGACAAGGTCGGCCGCCGTATTCCCAACCTGGAGCTGCCCTGGAGCAGCGTCCATACCCTGATCACCGACGACCGCCTGGATAGCCAGGTGGCCGAACAGATACGCGCGCGCGGGGTCCAGCTGATCCTCGCCGCCGCTTCCTGA
- the atpG gene encoding F0F1 ATP synthase subunit gamma, whose protein sequence is MAGAKEIRSKIASIKSTQKITSAMEKVATSKMRRAQQRMAASRPYAERIRQVIGHLANANPEYRHPFMIEREVKRVGYVVVSSDRGLCGGLNTNLFKALVKDMASNREQGVEVDLCVIGSKGAAFFRNFGGNVVAAISHLGEEPSINDLIGSVKVMLDAYLEGRIDRLSVVSNKFVNTMTQKPTVEQLVPLVATPDEGLKHHWDYLYEPDAKQILDGLMVRYVESQVYQAVVENAAAEQAARMIAMKNATDNAGDLIKDLQLIYNKARQAAITQEISEIVGGAAAV, encoded by the coding sequence ATGGCAGGCGCAAAAGAGATTCGCAGCAAGATTGCGAGCATCAAAAGCACGCAGAAGATCACCAGCGCCATGGAAAAGGTGGCGACCAGCAAGATGCGCAGGGCTCAACAGCGCATGGCTGCCAGTCGTCCCTACGCGGAGCGTATCCGCCAGGTGATTGGTCATCTGGCCAACGCCAACCCGGAATATCGTCACCCGTTCATGATCGAGCGTGAAGTCAAGCGCGTCGGTTACGTGGTGGTGAGTTCGGACCGTGGTCTGTGCGGTGGTCTGAATACCAACCTGTTCAAGGCTCTGGTCAAGGACATGGCGAGCAATCGCGAGCAAGGCGTGGAGGTTGATCTCTGCGTGATTGGCAGCAAGGGTGCGGCATTCTTCCGCAACTTTGGTGGCAATGTCGTTGCTGCGATCAGCCACCTGGGCGAAGAACCGTCGATCAACGATCTGATCGGTTCGGTCAAGGTGATGCTCGATGCCTACCTGGAAGGTCGCATCGATCGTCTGTCCGTGGTCTCGAACAAGTTCGTCAATACCATGACGCAAAAGCCGACAGTGGAGCAGCTGGTTCCGCTGGTGGCGACTCCGGATGAGGGTCTCAAGCACCACTGGGACTACCTGTACGAACCCGACGCCAAGCAGATCCTCGACGGTCTGATGGTGCGTTACGTGGAGTCGCAGGTGTACCAGGCGGTGGTCGAGAACGCTGCTGCTGAACAAGCGGCACGGATGATCGCGATGAAGAACGCCACCGACAACGCTGGCGATCTGATCAAGGACCTGCAGCTGATTTACAACAAGGCTCGTCAGGCAGCGATCACCCAGGAAATTTCGGAAATCGTCGGCGGCGCTGCCGCGGTTTAA
- the atpD gene encoding F0F1 ATP synthase subunit beta, whose amino-acid sequence MSSGRIVQIIGAVIDVEFPRDQVPSVYEALKVVGAETTLEVQQQLGDGVVRSIAMGSTEGLKRGLDVTRTGKAISVPVGKATLGRIMDVLGNPIDEAGPIGEEEQWEIHRAAPSYAEQAGGNELLETGIKVIDLVCPFAKGGKVGLFGGAGVGKTVNMMELIRNIAMEHSGYSVFAGVGERTREGNDFYHEMKDSNVLDKVALVYGQMNEPPGNRLRVALTGLTMAEKFRDEGRDVLLFVDNIYRYTLAGTEVSALLGRMPSAVGYQPTLAEEMGVLQERITSTKNGSITSVQAVYVPADDLTDPSPATTFAHLDATVVLSRDIASLGIYPAVDPLDSTSRQLDPLVVGQEHYETARGVQYVLQRYKELKDIIAILGMDELSESDKQLVARARKIQRFLSQPFFVAEVFTGSPGKYVSLKDTIAGFSGILKGDYDHLPEQAFYMVGSIDEAIEKAKKL is encoded by the coding sequence ATGAGTAGCGGACGTATCGTTCAAATCATCGGCGCCGTTATCGACGTGGAATTCCCGCGTGATCAAGTGCCGAGCGTTTATGAAGCGCTGAAAGTAGTTGGCGCCGAAACCACCCTCGAAGTTCAGCAGCAGCTGGGCGACGGCGTGGTGCGTTCCATCGCCATGGGCTCGACCGAAGGTCTGAAGCGTGGCCTGGACGTCACCCGCACCGGCAAGGCCATCTCCGTACCGGTCGGTAAAGCGACCCTGGGCCGGATCATGGACGTGCTGGGCAACCCGATCGACGAAGCCGGCCCGATTGGCGAAGAAGAGCAGTGGGAAATCCACCGCGCTGCGCCATCCTATGCCGAGCAGGCTGGCGGCAACGAGCTGCTGGAAACCGGTATCAAGGTAATCGACCTGGTCTGCCCGTTCGCCAAGGGCGGTAAGGTCGGTCTGTTCGGTGGCGCCGGTGTCGGCAAGACCGTGAACATGATGGAACTGATCCGTAACATCGCCATGGAACACAGCGGTTACTCCGTGTTCGCCGGCGTGGGTGAGCGTACTCGTGAGGGTAACGACTTCTACCACGAGATGAAGGATTCCAACGTTCTCGACAAAGTGGCCCTGGTTTACGGCCAGATGAACGAGCCGCCGGGCAACCGTCTGCGCGTGGCGCTGACCGGCCTGACCATGGCCGAGAAGTTCCGTGACGAAGGCCGTGACGTTCTGCTGTTCGTCGACAACATCTACCGTTACACCCTCGCCGGTACCGAAGTATCCGCACTGCTGGGCCGTATGCCTTCCGCAGTGGGTTACCAGCCGACCCTGGCCGAAGAGATGGGCGTTCTGCAGGAGCGTATTACCTCCACCAAGAACGGCTCGATCACCTCGGTACAGGCCGTCTACGTACCTGCGGACGACCTGACCGACCCGAGCCCGGCGACCACCTTCGCCCACTTGGACGCCACCGTCGTACTGTCGCGTGACATCGCCTCCCTGGGTATCTACCCGGCCGTGGACCCGCTGGACTCCACCTCCCGTCAGCTCGATCCGCTGGTGGTTGGTCAGGAGCACTACGAGACCGCGCGTGGCGTGCAGTACGTACTGCAGCGCTACAAGGAACTGAAGGACATCATCGCGATCCTCGGTATGGACGAGCTGTCCGAGTCGGACAAGCAACTGGTAGCCCGTGCTCGTAAGATCCAGCGCTTCCTGTCCCAGCCGTTCTTCGTCGCCGAAGTCTTCACCGGCTCCCCGGGCAAGTACGTTTCCCTGAAGGACACCATCGCTGGTTTCAGCGGCATCCTGAAAGGTGACTACGATCACCTGCCGGAGCAGGCGTTCTACATGGTTGGCAGCATCGACGAAGCGATCGAGAAAGCCAAGAAACTGTAA
- a CDS encoding serine/threonine-protein kinase, with the protein MAGATTARAARPLPRDLPGILCGRYQIERLLGVGGMGAVYRARDLLREQFGEPQPWVALKTLSEDFAEYPDASALLYSEFALTARLSHRNLVRFYSFEVDPACQRAFITMELLKGNTLDHVLHQYPSGLPWSETQRLAVSLLEALRYAHDQGVLHGDLKPSNLMLGDDDIRLFDFGLGQAREGFLKGLPRLARSRFAAWTPRYAAPEMLDGATLNAAADVYAVACVIYELCSGQHPFRRQSAKQAQAMELPLTAPADLPRALWPALRAALEFDPAKRSSLPDLLRAFRAQRPSASLLTRLLRRPA; encoded by the coding sequence ATGGCCGGGGCCACGACGGCGCGTGCCGCGCGCCCGCTGCCGCGCGATCTGCCAGGCATTCTCTGCGGCCGCTACCAGATCGAACGCCTGCTCGGCGTCGGCGGCATGGGTGCGGTGTACCGTGCCCGCGACCTGCTGCGCGAGCAGTTCGGCGAGCCGCAACCCTGGGTGGCGCTGAAGACCCTCAGCGAGGACTTCGCCGAGTACCCGGACGCCAGCGCCCTGCTCTACAGCGAGTTCGCCCTCACCGCACGGCTCAGCCACCGCAACCTGGTGCGCTTCTACAGCTTCGAAGTGGACCCGGCCTGCCAGCGCGCCTTCATCACCATGGAGCTGCTCAAGGGCAACACCCTCGACCATGTGCTGCACCAGTACCCCAGCGGCCTGCCCTGGAGCGAGACGCAGCGCCTCGCCGTCAGCCTGCTCGAGGCACTGCGCTACGCCCACGACCAGGGCGTGCTGCACGGCGACCTCAAGCCGAGCAACCTGATGCTCGGCGATGACGACATCCGCCTGTTCGACTTCGGCCTCGGCCAGGCCCGCGAAGGCTTCCTCAAGGGCCTGCCGCGCCTGGCGCGCAGCCGCTTCGCCGCCTGGACGCCACGCTACGCTGCCCCCGAAATGCTCGACGGCGCCACCCTGAACGCCGCCGCCGACGTCTACGCCGTGGCCTGCGTGATCTACGAACTGTGCAGCGGCCAGCATCCTTTCCGCCGGCAAAGTGCTAAACAGGCGCAGGCAATGGAACTGCCACTGACGGCCCCCGCGGACCTGCCCCGCGCACTGTGGCCGGCCCTGCGCGCCGCGCTGGAATTCGACCCGGCCAAGCGCAGCAGCCTGCCCGATCTGCTGCGTGCCTTCCGCGCCCAGCGCCCGAGCGCGTCGCTGCTGACCCGCCTGCTGCGCCGCCCGGCCTGA
- a CDS encoding F0F1 ATP synthase subunit epsilon, with product MAITVHCDIVSAEAEIFSGLVEMVIAHGNLGDLGIAPGHAPLITDLKPGPIRLVKQGGEHEVFYISGGFLEVQPNMVKVLADTVTRASDIDEAAAQEALKAAEKALNEKGAEFNYGSAAAHLAEVAAQLRTVQQMRKKY from the coding sequence ATGGCCATTACTGTCCATTGCGATATCGTCAGTGCCGAAGCGGAGATCTTCTCCGGTCTGGTCGAGATGGTGATCGCGCACGGCAACCTGGGCGATCTGGGTATCGCTCCGGGCCACGCCCCGCTGATCACTGATCTGAAGCCGGGCCCCATCCGCCTGGTCAAGCAGGGTGGCGAGCACGAGGTGTTCTACATCTCCGGTGGCTTCCTCGAAGTGCAGCCGAACATGGTGAAGGTCCTGGCCGACACCGTGACTCGTGCCAGCGACATCGACGAAGCGGCCGCTCAGGAGGCCCTCAAGGCCGCCGAGAAGGCGCTCAACGAGAAGGGTGCGGAGTTCAACTACGGCTCCGCCGCCGCTCACCTGGCCGAAGTGGCAGCCCAGCTGCGCACCGTCCAGCAGATGCGCAAGAAGTACTGA
- the glmU gene encoding bifunctional UDP-N-acetylglucosamine diphosphorylase/glucosamine-1-phosphate N-acetyltransferase GlmU: MSLDIVILAAGQGTRMRSALPKVLHPVAGKPMLGHVIDTARQLAPRKIHVVIGHGAELVRERLAADDIHFVLQAEQLGTGHAVAQALPALSADKVLILYGDVPLTRVETLARLLEQAGDNQLGLLTVNLADPTGYGRIIRNEAGVVQAIVEHKDASEAQRAIREGNTGILAVPGKRLGDWLGRLSNSNAQGEYYLTDVIAMAVADGLVVATETAQDEMEVLGANDRIQLAQLERHYQQRMARQLMAQGVTLLDPHRFDVRGEVTVGRDVTIDINVILEGKVVIEDDVQIGPNCVIKDSILRRGAIVKANSHLEGAELGEGADCGPFARLRPGARLGAKAHVGNFVELKNAVLGEGAKAGHLSYLGDAEIGARSNIGAGTITCNYDGANKHKTVMGEDVFIGSNSSIVAPVTLGNGATTGAGSTVTQDVPAAALAVGRAKQRNIEGWKRPQKAPK, encoded by the coding sequence ATGTCCCTCGATATCGTCATCCTCGCCGCCGGCCAGGGCACCCGCATGCGTTCGGCCCTGCCCAAGGTCCTGCACCCGGTGGCCGGCAAGCCCATGCTTGGCCACGTCATCGATACCGCCCGCCAGCTTGCGCCGCGCAAGATCCATGTGGTGATCGGCCATGGTGCCGAGCTGGTGCGCGAGCGCCTGGCGGCCGACGATATCCACTTCGTACTGCAGGCCGAGCAGCTCGGCACCGGCCATGCCGTGGCCCAGGCCCTGCCGGCGCTGTCGGCGGACAAGGTGCTGATCCTCTACGGCGACGTGCCGCTGACCCGGGTCGAGACCCTGGCCCGCCTGCTGGAGCAGGCCGGTGACAACCAGCTGGGCCTGTTGACCGTCAACCTGGCCGATCCCACCGGTTATGGCCGCATCATCCGCAACGAAGCCGGCGTGGTGCAGGCGATCGTCGAGCACAAGGATGCCAGCGAAGCACAGCGCGCCATCCGCGAAGGCAACACCGGCATCCTCGCCGTACCGGGCAAGCGCCTCGGTGACTGGCTGGGCCGCCTGTCCAACAGCAATGCCCAGGGCGAGTACTACCTCACCGACGTGATCGCCATGGCCGTGGCCGACGGCCTGGTCGTCGCCACCGAGACCGCCCAGGACGAAATGGAAGTGCTGGGTGCCAACGACCGCATCCAGCTGGCGCAGCTCGAGCGCCACTACCAGCAGCGCATGGCCCGCCAGCTGATGGCCCAGGGCGTGACCCTGCTCGACCCGCATCGTTTCGACGTGCGTGGTGAAGTGACCGTGGGCCGCGACGTGACCATCGACATCAACGTGATCCTCGAAGGCAAGGTGGTCATCGAGGACGACGTGCAGATCGGCCCGAACTGTGTGATCAAGGATTCCATCCTGCGTCGCGGCGCCATCGTCAAAGCCAACAGCCACCTGGAAGGCGCCGAGCTGGGTGAGGGCGCCGATTGCGGCCCGTTCGCTCGCCTGCGTCCGGGCGCCAGGCTGGGCGCCAAGGCCCATGTCGGCAACTTCGTCGAGCTGAAGAACGCCGTGCTGGGCGAGGGCGCCAAGGCCGGCCACCTGAGCTACCTGGGCGACGCCGAGATCGGCGCACGCAGCAACATCGGCGCCGGCACCATCACCTGCAACTACGACGGTGCCAACAAGCACAAGACGGTAATGGGCGAAGACGTGTTCATTGGTTCCAACAGCTCCATCGTCGCCCCCGTGACCCTGGGCAACGGCGCTACCACCGGTGCCGGCTCCACCGTGACCCAGGACGTACCGGCGGCGGCCCTGGCAGTGGGCCGTGCCAAGCAGCGCAATATCGAAGGCTGGAAGCGTCCGCAGAAGGCGCCGAAGTAA
- a CDS encoding PP2C family serine/threonine-protein phosphatase — protein sequence MKVAQRLWSSAGRTDTGKVRARNEDAFLDQPQQGLWVVADGMGGHQAGDLASRLIVESLAELPAGLDFEDRLDALRDCLHRLNRHLSLGLTLTGETPDLLVGSTVVALLAEGSRVACVWAGDSRCYLLRGRQLFQLSRDHSLLQQLVEERGMSPDEAARQPGAHALTRAIGAAEELQLDILELESLPGDVFLLCSDGLYQDLDHDLLTAALLRPSPQLALQRLFELALLGPARDNLSGVVINR from the coding sequence ATGAAGGTCGCCCAACGCCTCTGGAGCAGTGCCGGGCGCACCGACACCGGCAAGGTGCGCGCGCGCAACGAGGACGCCTTCCTCGACCAGCCACAGCAGGGCCTGTGGGTGGTCGCCGACGGCATGGGCGGCCACCAGGCCGGCGACCTGGCCAGCCGGCTGATCGTCGAGAGCCTGGCCGAGCTGCCCGCCGGCCTGGATTTTGAGGACCGCCTGGACGCCCTGCGCGACTGCCTGCACCGCCTCAACCGCCACCTCAGCCTGGGCCTGACCCTGACCGGCGAGACCCCCGACCTGCTGGTCGGCAGTACCGTGGTGGCACTGCTCGCCGAGGGTAGCCGGGTGGCCTGCGTGTGGGCCGGCGACAGCCGCTGCTACCTGCTGCGCGGGCGCCAGCTGTTCCAGCTGAGCCGCGACCACTCGCTGCTGCAGCAACTGGTGGAGGAGCGCGGCATGAGCCCGGACGAAGCCGCGCGCCAACCCGGCGCCCATGCCCTGACCCGGGCCATCGGCGCCGCCGAGGAGCTGCAGCTGGACATCCTCGAACTGGAGAGCCTGCCCGGCGATGTGTTCCTGCTGTGCAGCGACGGTCTCTACCAAGACCTCGACCACGACCTGCTGACCGCCGCGCTGCTGCGCCCCAGTCCGCAGCTGGCGCTGCAACGCCTGTTCGAGCTGGCCCTGCTGGGGCCGGCGCGTGACAACCTGAGCGGCGTGGTGATCAACCGATGA
- the glmS gene encoding glutamine--fructose-6-phosphate transaminase (isomerizing) yields the protein MCGIVGAVAERNITPILIEGLKRLEYRGYDSAGVAVFTQAGELQRRRRVGKVAELEQALAAEPLTGHLGIAHTRWATHGAPSERNAHPHFSGEELAVVHNGIIENHEELRERLKGLGYVFTSDTDTETIVHLLQHKLQQLGDLTAALKAAIPELHGAYGLAVISAAQPDRILAARSGSPLVIGLGLGENFLASDQLALRQVTDRFMYLEEGDIAEIRRDSVQIWDLAGQAVQRESVQYHEGAEAADKGEYRHFMLKEIHEQPRVVQRTLEGRLGGDHVLVQAFGPQAAELFAKVRNVQIVACGTSYHAGMVARYWLEALTGIPCQIEVASEFRYRQVAVQPDSLFITISQSGETADTLAALRNAKQAGYLASLTICNVGTSSLVRESDLCLLTQAGPEIGVASTKAFTTQLVSLLLLTLALGQVRGTLQAGVAAELVEELRRLPTRLGEALAMDKTVEKVAELFAEKHHTLFLGRGAQYPVAMEGALKLKEISYIHAEAYPAGELKHGPLALVDADMPVVTVAPNNELLEKLKSNLQEVRARGGQLIVFADEAAGLGNGEGTQVINMPHIHDVLAPILYTVPLQLLSYYVAVLKGTDVDQPRNLAKSVTVE from the coding sequence ATGTGTGGCATCGTTGGCGCCGTCGCCGAACGCAACATCACCCCGATCCTGATTGAAGGCCTCAAGCGCCTGGAGTACCGCGGCTATGACAGCGCCGGTGTGGCGGTCTTCACCCAGGCCGGTGAACTGCAGCGCCGTCGCCGCGTCGGCAAGGTCGCCGAGCTGGAACAGGCCCTGGCCGCTGAGCCGCTGACCGGCCACCTGGGCATCGCCCACACCCGCTGGGCCACCCACGGCGCGCCGAGCGAGCGCAACGCCCACCCACATTTCTCCGGTGAAGAATTGGCCGTGGTGCACAACGGCATCATCGAGAACCACGAGGAGCTGCGCGAGCGCCTCAAGGGCCTCGGCTACGTCTTCACCTCCGACACCGACACCGAGACCATCGTCCACCTGTTGCAGCACAAGCTGCAGCAGCTCGGCGACCTCACCGCCGCGCTCAAGGCCGCGATTCCCGAGCTGCATGGCGCCTACGGCCTGGCGGTGATCAGTGCCGCCCAGCCGGACCGCATCCTCGCTGCCCGCAGCGGCAGCCCGCTGGTGATTGGCCTGGGTTTGGGCGAGAACTTCCTCGCCTCCGACCAGCTCGCCCTGCGCCAAGTGACCGACCGCTTCATGTACCTGGAGGAGGGCGATATTGCCGAGATCCGCCGCGACAGCGTGCAGATCTGGGACCTCGCCGGCCAAGCGGTGCAGCGTGAGTCGGTGCAGTACCACGAGGGCGCCGAGGCCGCCGACAAGGGCGAGTACCGCCACTTCATGCTCAAGGAAATCCACGAGCAGCCCCGGGTCGTGCAGCGCACTCTGGAAGGCCGCCTGGGCGGCGACCACGTGCTGGTCCAGGCCTTCGGCCCGCAGGCCGCCGAGCTGTTCGCCAAGGTGCGCAACGTCCAGATCGTCGCCTGCGGTACCAGCTACCACGCCGGCATGGTTGCCCGTTACTGGCTGGAGGCGTTGACCGGCATTCCCTGCCAGATCGAAGTGGCCAGCGAGTTCCGCTACCGCCAGGTGGCGGTGCAGCCGGACAGCCTGTTCATCACCATATCCCAGTCCGGCGAGACTGCCGACACCCTGGCCGCCCTGCGCAATGCGAAACAGGCCGGCTACCTGGCCAGCCTGACCATCTGCAATGTCGGCACCAGCTCCCTGGTGCGTGAATCCGACCTGTGCCTGCTGACCCAGGCCGGCCCGGAAATCGGCGTCGCCTCGACCAAGGCCTTCACCACCCAGCTGGTCTCTCTGCTGCTGCTGACCCTGGCCCTCGGCCAGGTGCGCGGCACCCTGCAGGCCGGCGTCGCCGCCGAACTGGTGGAAGAATTGCGCCGCCTGCCGACTCGCCTGGGCGAAGCCCTAGCCATGGACAAGACGGTGGAGAAGGTCGCTGAACTGTTCGCCGAGAAGCACCACACCCTGTTCCTCGGCCGTGGTGCTCAGTACCCGGTGGCCATGGAAGGTGCGCTCAAACTCAAGGAAATCTCCTACATCCACGCCGAAGCCTACCCGGCCGGCGAGCTCAAGCACGGCCCGCTGGCGCTGGTCGACGCCGATATGCCGGTGGTCACCGTGGCACCGAACAACGAGCTGCTGGAGAAGCTCAAGTCCAACCTGCAGGAAGTCCGCGCCCGTGGCGGCCAACTGATCGTTTTCGCTGACGAAGCCGCCGGTCTTGGCAATGGCGAAGGTACCCAGGTGATCAACATGCCGCACATCCACGACGTGCTGGCACCGATCCTCTACACCGTGCCGCTGCAGCTGCTGTCCTACTACGTGGCCGTGCTCAAAGGCACCGACGTGGACCAACCGCGTAATTTGGCAAAGTCGGTGACGGTGGAATAA